In Ruminococcaceae bacterium BL-4, one DNA window encodes the following:
- the pgsA gene encoding CDP-diacylglycerol-glycerol-3-phosphate 3-phosphatidyltransferase (Evidence 2a : Function from experimental evidences in other organisms; PubMedId : 12682299, 15743965, 15849754, 16514141, 16850406, 27818647; Product type e : enzyme) gives MTLPNKLTVARMAMVPIFVVFLMIPEIPFHYFWACLIFMVASYTDHLDGMIARKQGLITTFGEFMDPLADKVLIVTALVCFVRLDLCSVWFVVLIIAREFMVTGVRLVAMEHGKVIAANKWGKLKTISQIIAVLAILVFQSVAQFQQLSAGTVLSLNMIGNFLVGICCFFTLLSGGIYLKENWKIVSETK, from the coding sequence ATGACACTTCCGAATAAGCTAACAGTGGCAAGAATGGCTATGGTACCGATCTTTGTAGTTTTCTTAATGATACCGGAAATTCCGTTCCACTATTTTTGGGCATGTTTGATTTTTATGGTAGCGTCTTATACCGATCATTTGGACGGTATGATTGCCAGAAAACAGGGCTTGATTACAACTTTCGGGGAATTCATGGATCCTTTGGCGGATAAAGTGTTGATTGTGACAGCGCTTGTATGCTTTGTTCGTTTGGATCTTTGCAGTGTTTGGTTTGTAGTTCTGATTATTGCTCGTGAATTTATGGTGACCGGTGTGCGCCTAGTTGCGATGGAACATGGAAAGGTAATTGCTGCAAATAAATGGGGAAAGCTTAAAACCATCAGCCAGATCATTGCAGTTCTTGCAATTTTGGTTTTTCAGTCGGTGGCACAGTTTCAGCAGTTAAGTGCTGGGACCGTTTTGAGCCTTAACATGATCGGAAACTTTCTTGTAGGAATCTGTTGCTTTTTCACCCTTCTTTCCGGTGGAATTTATCTCAAAGAAAACTGGAAAATTGTCAGCGAGACAAAATAA
- the recX gene encoding Regulatory protein RecX, which translates to MELTAMEPRRHRKTALFFDGEFALNIDTETLLKSGWKLGQDISDEELHELIEAGKEHQASEKALYLLEHRSHSKKELTDKIARTVDRDAAQKAVDHMEELGLLDDRDFGIRYAKELFRKGYARRRVMFELSRKGISQELIEEILKKNTPDPNEQIAKIVQKRYQNLNDEKIRRRAYAALQRMGYETDEIRTALREAVNEEEIDGEFRRNGESGL; encoded by the coding sequence TTGGAACTGACAGCGATGGAGCCGCGTCGACATCGAAAGACAGCACTGTTTTTTGATGGGGAGTTTGCACTGAACATTGATACCGAAACACTTTTAAAATCCGGCTGGAAATTGGGGCAGGACATTTCCGATGAAGAACTGCATGAATTGATTGAAGCGGGAAAAGAACATCAAGCTAGTGAAAAAGCACTCTACCTTTTGGAGCATCGCAGCCATTCTAAAAAAGAATTGACCGATAAGATTGCAAGAACGGTGGATCGGGATGCGGCTCAAAAAGCTGTTGATCATATGGAAGAGCTGGGACTTTTGGATGACCGAGATTTTGGAATCCGATATGCAAAAGAGCTCTTTCGCAAAGGATATGCCAGACGAAGAGTGATGTTTGAGCTTTCCCGAAAAGGAATCAGTCAGGAACTAATTGAAGAGATTTTGAAAAAAAATACGCCGGATCCTAATGAACAGATTGCGAAAATTGTGCAGAAAAGATATCAAAATTTGAATGACGAAAAAATTCGCCGCAGAGCATATGCTGCGCTGCAGAGAATGGGATATGAGACCGATGAAATCCGCACGGCGCTGCGGGAGGCGGTTAATGAGGAGGAAATCGATGGCGAATTCCGTAGGAATGGTGAATCTGGGCTGTGA
- the cysE gene encoding serine O-acetyltransferase (Evidence 2a : Function from experimental evidences in other organisms; PubMedId : 7510287, 10737181, 10939241, 17056751, 18974048, 25731080; Product type e : enzyme), translating to MFRQLKEDLDSIMERDPAARSRLEVFFLYSGFKAVRSYRKAHWLLEHGHPFLARWLSQRARHKTGIEIHPGAKIGKGLFIDHGMGVVIGETTEIGDDCTLYQGVTLGGTGKDKGKRHPTLGNNVLVGSGAKVLGPMKIGDNARIAAGAVVLSEVPDNATAVGVPARVVRISGVRPTNLDQVNITDPIEQEICRMQAQMGHLQKKVNCLSKDSLKKEETVNQKRA from the coding sequence ATGTTTCGGCAATTAAAGGAAGATTTGGATTCAATTATGGAGAGAGACCCGGCAGCCAGAAGCCGTTTGGAAGTTTTCTTTTTGTATTCCGGCTTTAAGGCAGTCCGCTCTTATCGAAAGGCACACTGGCTTTTGGAACATGGACACCCATTTTTGGCAAGGTGGCTTTCTCAGCGTGCTAGGCATAAAACTGGAATCGAGATTCATCCAGGTGCTAAAATTGGCAAAGGGTTGTTTATTGACCATGGAATGGGTGTTGTAATCGGAGAAACTACCGAAATTGGAGATGATTGCACACTTTATCAGGGAGTCACATTGGGCGGTACCGGAAAAGATAAGGGCAAGCGCCATCCGACTTTGGGGAATAATGTGCTGGTAGGTTCCGGTGCAAAAGTGCTTGGTCCGATGAAAATTGGCGATAACGCAAGAATTGCTGCCGGCGCTGTCGTTTTGAGTGAAGTCCCGGACAATGCTACGGCGGTAGGTGTCCCTGCCCGGGTTGTACGGATTTCCGGAGTGCGTCCTACTAATTTGGATCAGGTGAATATCACTGATCCAATCGAACAGGAAATCTGCCGTATGCAGGCACAGATGGGACATCTACAGAAAAAGGTAAATTGTTTGTCAAAAGATTCTTTAAAAAAGGAAGAAACTGTCAATCAAAAACGTGCTTAA
- the malQ gene encoding 4-alpha-glucanotransferase has protein sequence MRRKQKRLPRGAGILLPISALPSPYGIGTFGRDAYHFIDFLCSSGVSYWQVLPIGPTSYGDSPYQSFSAFAGNPYFIDLDLLIEEGLLTSKEVCLDWGDDQSRADYAKLYKNRFGILRKAFSRSHYFDSSVYHDFCRQNPWLDDYALYMALKMYFHADSWLLWPEEVRRRNPQALEKYQDLLSQEIEFWKFCQFYFFRQWIALKNYAHEKGIRMVGDLPIYVSLDSADVWAQPSLFCLDANLKPKEVAGVPPDAFSAIGQLWGNPLYNWEKMRGDHFLWWQQRMKFSAGLFDVIRMDHFIGITRYYAIPYGEKTAQNGHWEKGPGKALLEAVLPSLQNSRLIAEDLGVVVPAVTRLRKSFGYPGMKILQFAFDSGPKNPYLPDHYEQNCVVYCGTHDNETMSGFFAHQKPEILRFAKSYLGVHKKQELNWACIRAAYASTADLAVIQMQDLLSLGNEARMNYPSTIGENWRWRLKQEQLSSELSQKLWHYAELYDRKGGISNERI, from the coding sequence ATGAGACGAAAACAAAAGCGGCTGCCACGCGGAGCGGGAATCCTTTTGCCAATTTCTGCACTGCCTTCTCCTTATGGAATAGGTACTTTTGGAAGAGATGCTTATCACTTTATAGATTTTCTTTGCAGTTCTGGGGTTTCCTATTGGCAGGTCCTTCCGATCGGACCAACGAGTTATGGAGACAGCCCATATCAGAGCTTTTCTGCTTTTGCAGGGAATCCTTATTTTATTGATCTTGATTTGTTAATAGAAGAAGGACTTTTAACTTCGAAGGAAGTTTGTCTTGATTGGGGAGACGATCAAAGCCGGGCCGATTATGCGAAACTTTATAAAAATCGTTTCGGAATTTTAAGAAAAGCTTTTTCCCGCAGCCATTATTTTGATTCTTCGGTTTATCATGACTTTTGCCGACAAAATCCATGGTTGGATGATTACGCACTTTACATGGCACTTAAGATGTATTTCCATGCAGATTCTTGGCTTTTATGGCCGGAAGAAGTCCGCCGCCGTAATCCTCAAGCACTTGAGAAATATCAGGATTTGCTTTCACAAGAAATAGAGTTCTGGAAATTTTGCCAGTTCTATTTTTTCCGCCAGTGGATAGCACTTAAAAATTATGCACATGAAAAAGGCATTCGGATGGTTGGTGATCTGCCAATTTATGTTTCTCTCGACAGCGCTGATGTTTGGGCACAGCCGAGCTTATTTTGTCTCGATGCAAATTTAAAACCAAAGGAAGTCGCGGGAGTACCACCGGACGCATTTAGTGCTATCGGACAGCTTTGGGGAAATCCTCTTTATAACTGGGAGAAAATGAGGGGGGATCATTTCCTCTGGTGGCAGCAAAGAATGAAATTTTCTGCTGGACTTTTTGATGTGATTCGTATGGATCATTTTATTGGCATCACGCGATATTATGCGATTCCTTATGGAGAAAAAACTGCCCAAAATGGACATTGGGAAAAAGGTCCTGGAAAAGCATTGTTGGAGGCAGTTTTACCTTCCCTTCAGAACAGCAGATTGATTGCAGAAGATCTCGGGGTTGTGGTGCCGGCAGTGACACGCCTTCGAAAAAGTTTTGGGTATCCGGGCATGAAGATTTTGCAGTTCGCATTTGACAGTGGTCCAAAAAATCCTTATTTGCCCGATCATTATGAACAGAACTGCGTCGTTTACTGTGGGACTCATGATAATGAGACCATGTCCGGATTTTTTGCTCACCAGAAACCGGAAATCCTGCGCTTTGCAAAATCGTATTTGGGAGTTCACAAAAAGCAAGAACTCAACTGGGCTTGTATTCGAGCAGCGTATGCCAGTACGGCAGATCTTGCAGTGATTCAGATGCAGGATCTTTTGAGCCTAGGGAATGAAGCACGCATGAATTATCCTTCGACCATTGGCGAAAACTGGCGCTGGCGCCTGAAGCAGGAACAATTGAGCTCAGAATTATCACAAAAACTTTGGCATTATGCTGAACTTTATGACCGTAAAGGAGGCATTTCTAATGAACGCATATGA
- the rimO gene encoding Ribosomal protein S12 methylthiotransferase RimO produces the protein MANSVGMVNLGCDKNRIDGEIMLASLAKAGWEIRENAACCDVAVVNTCGFIKDAKQESINEILELAQAKKAGKVRAIVVTGCLAERYQKEILQELPECDAVCGIGADGQIAAVCRRVLLGEKTSLFPEKTELPLCGVRRLTTPGYYAYLKIAEGCDNRCSYCAIPMIRGRYRSRPMESIEEEARELVKSGVKELILIAQDTTRYGIDLEGKLLLPQLMRRLCKIDGLRWLRVLYCYPDNLTDELLDTIREEKKIVKYLDLPLQHCSGSVLRAMHRYGDREKLTKMIFRIRKKVPGITLRTTFIVGFPGETEEDFEELCSFSKEIQFERMGCFAYSQEEGTEAAALSGQIEEDEKMRRQEILMEAQMNRMQELGESKIGEQLLVLCEGYDQEEKAFFGRTQSDAPEIDGRVWFEVPSESNPNAGDFVKVKVTDCVDCDLIGILSEGGNE, from the coding sequence ATGGCGAATTCCGTAGGAATGGTGAATCTGGGCTGTGATAAGAACCGAATTGATGGGGAAATTATGCTGGCATCTCTTGCAAAAGCCGGTTGGGAGATACGCGAGAATGCAGCTTGCTGTGATGTTGCAGTTGTCAATACCTGTGGCTTTATCAAAGATGCAAAGCAGGAAAGCATCAACGAGATTCTGGAACTGGCACAGGCTAAAAAAGCCGGAAAAGTGCGGGCAATTGTTGTGACCGGCTGCCTTGCAGAGCGGTATCAGAAAGAAATTTTGCAGGAACTTCCGGAATGTGATGCGGTCTGCGGAATTGGTGCAGATGGACAGATTGCTGCAGTTTGCAGAAGAGTTCTTTTAGGAGAGAAGACTTCTCTTTTTCCGGAAAAGACAGAACTGCCACTTTGTGGGGTGAGGCGTCTGACAACGCCTGGTTACTATGCATACCTGAAAATTGCAGAGGGCTGTGATAATCGCTGTTCTTATTGCGCAATTCCCATGATTCGCGGCAGATACCGCAGCCGTCCGATGGAAAGTATTGAAGAAGAAGCGCGTGAATTGGTAAAGAGCGGTGTGAAAGAGCTCATTTTGATCGCACAGGATACGACTCGTTATGGGATCGACCTTGAAGGAAAGCTGCTTCTGCCTCAGTTAATGCGCCGCCTCTGTAAAATTGACGGGCTCCGCTGGCTGCGGGTGCTTTACTGCTATCCGGACAACCTCACAGATGAACTCCTCGATACGATTCGAGAGGAAAAAAAGATTGTTAAATATCTAGACCTTCCGCTTCAGCATTGCAGTGGCTCAGTCCTACGTGCAATGCACCGTTATGGAGATCGTGAAAAACTGACAAAGATGATTTTTAGGATACGAAAAAAAGTGCCTGGAATCACGCTTCGAACGACCTTTATTGTGGGTTTTCCTGGTGAAACGGAAGAAGATTTTGAAGAACTTTGCAGCTTTTCAAAAGAGATTCAGTTTGAACGAATGGGTTGCTTTGCTTATTCCCAGGAAGAGGGGACTGAAGCAGCGGCGCTTTCCGGGCAAATTGAAGAAGATGAAAAGATGCGCCGGCAGGAAATTTTAATGGAAGCACAAATGAATCGCATGCAGGAGTTGGGCGAAAGTAAAATAGGAGAGCAGCTTCTGGTCCTTTGTGAAGGATATGATCAGGAAGAAAAGGCTTTCTTTGGTCGTACACAGTCAGACGCGCCGGAAATTGATGGCAGAGTATGGTTTGAGGTGCCAAGTGAAAGCAATCCGAATGCTGGAGATTTTGTAAAAGTTAAAGTGACAGATTGTGTTGACTGCGATTTAATCGGGATACTCTCTGAAGGAGGAAATGAATGA
- a CDS encoding putative tyrosine-protein phosphatase H16_A0669 (Evidence 3 : Putative function from multiple computational evidences), whose product MDTRKGPCGILHPGPKADFSHALKLQGIFNARDLGGYQTMDGHTVKFGRLLRTGKLFSATEEDKKCLFKAYGVSVAVDLRGTPEVTKAPDPDEPGFQSIHVPILPEASAESGLETKNKSDDKIGSFERFFATPKNGIQGLMEEVENLGDVETQMRGIYCEMVENEVCQKGYRRFFEILLQQQGGPFLWHCTGGKDRTGIGAILLLSVLGVDRETILQDYLLTNFFVKDRADQTVQHAAQNGASEKLAEQIRMLLQVKEEWGKVVLTSIEKGYGTIESYLEQALFISREEQQALRRWYVVFGIKVRGLLLPSNCI is encoded by the coding sequence ATGGATACGCGAAAAGGACCATGCGGAATTTTGCATCCGGGGCCGAAAGCGGATTTTAGCCATGCATTAAAGCTTCAGGGGATTTTTAATGCGAGAGATCTAGGCGGATATCAGACCATGGATGGACATACGGTAAAATTCGGAAGGCTTCTGCGCACGGGCAAACTTTTTTCAGCAACCGAAGAGGATAAAAAGTGTCTCTTTAAAGCGTATGGAGTCTCTGTCGCAGTGGATTTGCGCGGCACGCCGGAAGTTACAAAGGCACCAGATCCGGATGAACCCGGTTTTCAGTCGATCCATGTGCCGATTTTGCCGGAAGCATCGGCAGAATCTGGTCTTGAGACAAAAAACAAATCGGATGATAAGATCGGAAGTTTTGAAAGATTTTTTGCAACTCCGAAAAATGGCATTCAGGGATTGATGGAAGAGGTCGAAAATCTAGGCGATGTAGAGACTCAGATGAGAGGCATTTATTGTGAAATGGTAGAAAATGAAGTTTGCCAGAAAGGATATCGCCGTTTTTTTGAAATTTTGCTGCAGCAGCAGGGCGGCCCATTTTTGTGGCATTGCACAGGAGGAAAAGATCGTACGGGGATTGGCGCTATTTTGCTTTTAAGCGTATTGGGTGTCGATCGTGAAACAATTTTGCAGGATTACCTTCTTACAAACTTTTTTGTGAAGGATCGTGCGGATCAAACGGTGCAGCATGCGGCTCAAAATGGAGCTTCCGAAAAATTGGCCGAGCAGATTCGTATGCTGTTACAGGTTAAGGAAGAATGGGGAAAAGTCGTTCTGACTTCTATCGAAAAAGGGTATGGAACAATTGAAAGTTATTTGGAACAGGCGCTTTTTATTTCCCGCGAAGAGCAGCAGGCATTGCGTCGGTGGTATGTGGTATTTGGAATAAAAGTTAGGGGTTTACTTTTGCCTTCAAATTGCATATAA
- the cysS gene encoding dual cysteinyl-tRNA synthetase; cysteine persulfide synthase (Evidence 2a : Function from experimental evidences in other organisms; PubMedId : 10024179, 10546897, 10931887, 12682299, 29079736; Product type e : enzyme), with product MRIYNTLTRQKEEFVPITPGEAKIYACGPTVYNYIHIGNARPICVFDVLRRYLEYRGMKVAFVQNFTDVDDKIIRKANEENSDYLTVSRRYIEEYKKDAEGMNVRPATIHPKATENIKEIQSIISTLIQKGYAYPTENGDVYFRTLKDSQYGKLSHQPLEDLQAGARIATGEIKEDAMDFALWKGAKQGEPYWESPWGHGRPGWHIECSAMARRYLGKTIDIHCGGQDLIFPHHENEIAQSECCNGVPFAHYWMHNGYINVDNRKMSKSLGNFFTVREVAQKFGYEPIRYLMVSSHYRTPINYSIDVIDQCKASLERLYNCRENLEFVMKNAAVEEKPEEAQEKKKLDSYRTAFIEAMDDDLNTANALSAIFDLARIINTDLSAASNPSGELCEYALSLFNELCDVLGLLYQKKETSGEDDQEIEALVQKRTEARKNKDWKTADEIRDTLKARGIVLEDTPQGIKWKRA from the coding sequence ATGAGGATTTATAACACGCTGACACGCCAAAAGGAAGAGTTCGTTCCGATTACGCCGGGAGAAGCAAAAATTTATGCCTGTGGTCCGACGGTCTATAATTATATTCATATTGGAAATGCCCGTCCCATTTGTGTGTTTGATGTTCTGCGCCGCTACCTGGAATATCGTGGCATGAAAGTCGCTTTCGTTCAGAATTTTACAGATGTAGATGATAAAATCATCCGTAAAGCAAATGAAGAAAACAGTGACTATTTGACTGTCAGCCGCCGTTATATTGAAGAATATAAAAAAGATGCTGAGGGAATGAACGTCCGTCCGGCGACAATTCACCCGAAGGCAACTGAAAATATCAAAGAGATTCAGTCCATTATTTCCACCTTGATCCAAAAAGGATATGCTTATCCTACCGAGAATGGAGACGTTTATTTTCGGACGCTCAAGGATTCCCAATATGGTAAATTGAGTCATCAGCCTTTGGAAGATCTGCAGGCGGGGGCGAGAATTGCGACTGGAGAGATCAAAGAAGATGCGATGGATTTTGCCCTTTGGAAAGGTGCAAAGCAAGGAGAGCCTTATTGGGAATCTCCATGGGGCCATGGTCGTCCCGGCTGGCATATTGAATGTTCAGCGATGGCGAGACGGTACCTTGGAAAAACCATTGATATTCATTGCGGCGGACAGGATCTGATTTTTCCACACCACGAAAATGAGATTGCGCAGAGCGAATGCTGCAATGGAGTTCCGTTTGCTCATTATTGGATGCATAACGGTTATATCAATGTGGATAACAGAAAGATGAGTAAATCATTGGGGAATTTCTTTACAGTTCGGGAAGTGGCCCAAAAGTTTGGTTATGAGCCGATTCGTTATCTGATGGTTTCTTCTCATTACCGTACCCCAATCAATTACAGCATTGATGTGATTGACCAGTGCAAAGCGTCATTGGAACGCCTTTATAATTGCCGCGAAAATCTTGAGTTCGTGATGAAAAATGCGGCTGTAGAAGAAAAGCCGGAAGAAGCACAGGAAAAGAAAAAACTCGATTCCTATCGTACCGCTTTTATTGAGGCAATGGACGATGACCTCAATACCGCAAATGCACTCTCTGCAATTTTTGACCTTGCGCGTATTATCAATACGGATTTGAGTGCAGCATCTAATCCGAGTGGAGAATTGTGTGAATATGCGCTTTCTCTTTTTAATGAGCTTTGCGATGTTTTAGGACTTCTTTATCAGAAGAAAGAGACTTCTGGGGAAGACGATCAGGAGATTGAAGCACTGGTACAGAAACGTACTGAGGCACGAAAGAATAAAGATTGGAAAACAGCCGATGAGATTCGAGATACGTTAAAGGCACGCGGAATCGTTTTGGAAGATACGCCGCAGGGAATTAAATGGAAACGTGCCTGA
- the trnE gene encoding cys-tRNApro deacetylase; tRNA editing (Evidence 2a : Function from experimental evidences in other organisms; PubMedId : 22128149; Product type e : enzyme), which yields MAKKEDKTNVMRILDQKKISYRHYVYENKDGKIDGVAVAQKLGQPIERVFKTLVTKGGKEYYVFVVPVAEELDLKAAARSVGAKSIEMIHVKEINALTGYIRGGCSPIGMKKQFQTVLDESAMSQETIIVSGGRIGTQVELAPSDLVRLIGAKAAPICMKKLEES from the coding sequence ATGGCAAAAAAAGAAGATAAAACGAATGTGATGCGGATTTTAGATCAAAAGAAGATTTCTTATCGTCATTATGTTTATGAGAATAAAGATGGAAAAATTGATGGCGTTGCAGTAGCACAAAAACTTGGGCAGCCAATCGAGCGTGTCTTTAAAACATTGGTGACAAAGGGCGGTAAAGAATATTATGTGTTCGTGGTGCCGGTTGCGGAAGAACTTGATTTGAAAGCAGCAGCGAGAAGTGTTGGCGCAAAGAGCATTGAGATGATCCATGTAAAAGAGATCAACGCACTGACCGGATATATTCGCGGTGGTTGTTCGCCTATTGGCATGAAGAAGCAGTTCCAAACGGTATTGGACGAAAGTGCAATGTCACAGGAAACAATTATTGTGAGTGGCGGAAGAATCGGAACGCAGGTAGAACTTGCACCAAGTGACCTTGTTCGTTTGATCGGAGCGAAAGCAGCACCAATCTGTATGAAAAAATTGGAAGAATCTTGA
- a CDS encoding acidPPc domain-containing protein has translation MNWEASFLMSLQAHRSVFMDSFMIFFTHLGNFGVIWISIGILLCIKAKYRKYGIALLIAIGSTALIGNFIIKPIAMRPRPCMDFPNISLLVPAPTSWSFPSSHSATSFAAAVVLWKLNKHFGFFAGIVAVLIAFSRMYLFVHYPTDILGGLLLGFFCALLTLHFLRLPSKN, from the coding sequence ATGAATTGGGAAGCCAGTTTTCTGATGTCTTTGCAGGCACATCGCAGTGTTTTCATGGACTCCTTCATGATTTTTTTCACCCACCTTGGAAATTTTGGGGTCATTTGGATTTCCATAGGAATTCTGCTTTGTATCAAGGCAAAATACCGCAAATATGGAATTGCCCTATTGATTGCAATCGGCTCCACTGCTTTAATTGGAAATTTTATTATCAAACCGATCGCAATGCGCCCGCGCCCCTGCATGGATTTTCCAAATATTTCTTTGCTGGTTCCAGCGCCAACCTCATGGTCTTTTCCCAGCAGTCATTCTGCTACTTCTTTCGCCGCAGCAGTTGTTTTATGGAAACTCAACAAGCACTTTGGATTTTTCGCAGGAATCGTTGCGGTTTTAATTGCATTTTCACGAATGTACCTTTTCGTACATTATCCTACGGATATTCTTGGCGGACTTTTGTTAGGGTTCTTCTGTGCATTATTGACCTTACACTTTTTAAGACTTCCTTCAAAAAATTGA
- the recA gene encoding multifunctional SOS repair factor (Evidence 2a : Function from experimental evidences in other organisms; PubMedId : 11555642, 16024744, 16061691, 16267290, 17229847, 22720735, 25939832, 26001966, 26930481, 28344191, 30745368, 30806035; Product type f : factor): MATDKNTALQTALAQIEKQFGKGAVMRLGQNEAMHVEAIPTGSLSLDLALGIGGLPRGRIVEIYGPESSGKTTLALHCIAEGQKAGGNAAFIDVEHALDPIYAAALGVDVDSLLVSQPDTGEQALEITEALVRSGAIDVIVVDSVAALVPRAEIEGEMGDSHVGLQARLMSQALRKLAGAISKSNCVAIFINQLREKVGVVYGNPEVTPGGRALKFYSSVRIDIRKIETLKNGTEQIGSRTRAKVVKNKIAPPFRQAEFDVMYGQGISKEGELVDLAVKLDIIHKSGSWFSYKDQRLGQGRDNVKKYFLDNPEFAADIEKQIREHADQLYARTVPVRTSAAHPVEVPPTAEKNETQNHEKKTSSRGKPTNIDIEAD; encoded by the coding sequence ATGGCAACGGATAAAAATACTGCACTGCAAACTGCGCTGGCACAGATTGAAAAACAGTTTGGCAAAGGAGCTGTTATGCGTCTGGGCCAAAATGAAGCGATGCATGTAGAGGCAATTCCGACCGGTTCCCTTTCGCTGGATTTAGCATTGGGAATCGGCGGACTTCCCCGTGGCAGAATTGTGGAGATCTATGGACCTGAAAGCTCCGGTAAGACAACCTTAGCACTGCACTGTATTGCAGAAGGGCAGAAGGCCGGCGGCAATGCGGCATTTATTGATGTGGAACATGCGCTTGATCCGATTTATGCGGCGGCTTTGGGAGTCGATGTAGACAGCCTTTTGGTTTCGCAGCCGGATACTGGTGAACAGGCACTGGAAATTACAGAGGCATTGGTGCGTTCCGGTGCAATCGATGTAATTGTCGTAGACTCTGTGGCTGCATTGGTGCCGCGCGCTGAAATTGAAGGCGAAATGGGCGACAGCCACGTTGGACTGCAGGCGCGCTTGATGAGTCAGGCTTTGAGAAAGCTTGCAGGTGCAATCAGCAAATCAAACTGTGTAGCAATCTTTATTAACCAGCTGCGCGAAAAAGTTGGCGTTGTTTACGGAAATCCAGAGGTTACTCCCGGTGGTCGTGCCCTGAAATTTTATTCTTCCGTACGAATCGATATTCGCAAGATTGAGACGCTGAAAAACGGTACCGAACAGATTGGTTCCCGCACTCGCGCGAAAGTGGTAAAAAATAAGATTGCACCACCATTCCGTCAAGCTGAATTCGATGTTATGTATGGACAAGGCATTTCAAAAGAGGGAGAACTGGTCGACCTTGCCGTAAAACTGGATATTATCCATAAGAGCGGCTCTTGGTTTTCTTATAAGGATCAGCGCCTTGGTCAAGGACGCGATAATGTAAAAAAATATTTTCTTGACAACCCAGAATTTGCGGCAGATATTGAGAAGCAGATTCGGGAACATGCAGATCAGCTTTATGCTCGAACAGTGCCGGTAAGAACGTCAGCCGCACATCCGGTTGAAGTTCCTCCCACTGCTGAGAAGAATGAGACTCAAAATCACGAAAAGAAGACATCTTCTCGTGGAAAGCCAACTAATATTGATATTGAAGCTGACTAA
- a CDS encoding protein of unknown function (Evidence 5 : Unknown function): MPKQKKSGAKPRIKSKSAVTQKHNGNPFEGFIDACDRVLIHYAMKKKAADNPANKTEPTGGDWGYAIRDFIAIDGIMVILVLASLRNVGVDQIFPIVMGILLVILFTLGIFRMRILRLKSLEKDSEDDHPN, from the coding sequence ATGCCAAAACAAAAAAAGTCGGGGGCGAAGCCTCGGATAAAATCAAAAAGTGCAGTAACTCAAAAGCACAACGGAAACCCTTTTGAAGGATTCATCGATGCTTGTGACCGTGTATTGATTCATTATGCAATGAAAAAGAAAGCGGCCGATAATCCGGCAAATAAAACAGAACCTACCGGGGGAGACTGGGGGTATGCGATCCGTGATTTTATTGCCATCGATGGGATCATGGTAATTTTAGTGCTGGCTTCTCTGCGGAATGTTGGGGTCGACCAAATTTTTCCTATTGTCATGGGAATTTTACTGGTGATATTGTTTACACTCGGAATTTTTCGTATGCGGATTCTTCGCCTAAAATCATTAGAAAAGGATTCAGAAGACGATCATCCCAACTAA